In Streptomyces ambofaciens ATCC 23877, a single genomic region encodes these proteins:
- a CDS encoding ABC transporter ATP-binding protein, giving the protein MEAPPDNDVLWARALHFQHHDGSPALQGVSLGVREGEILAVSGPRGSGKTTLLRCLSGLVRPQDGEVWFNSVPVHTMGPLRRERLRRDRFGWIDPAPALVPELNVWENTALPLMLRGTGRRRARTAALEWLERLDVGAKARRRPHELQQAERQRVCIARALAVAPAVLFADEPTAPLHRADRAHVLRTLTTAARSHGITVVLATHDAQTAALADRTVALLDGRRVRTVHLPPVAETTGATEAAGTAGSSGTEGRAACSLSV; this is encoded by the coding sequence ATGGAGGCCCCGCCGGACAACGACGTGCTCTGGGCCCGCGCCCTGCACTTCCAGCACCACGACGGCTCCCCCGCGCTTCAAGGCGTGTCGCTCGGCGTCCGCGAGGGCGAGATCCTCGCCGTGAGCGGCCCGCGCGGCAGCGGCAAGACCACGCTGCTGCGGTGTCTGTCCGGACTGGTCCGGCCGCAGGACGGCGAGGTGTGGTTCAACAGCGTGCCGGTGCACACCATGGGCCCGCTGCGACGCGAGCGACTGCGCCGCGACCGCTTCGGCTGGATCGACCCCGCCCCCGCCCTCGTCCCGGAGCTCAACGTCTGGGAGAACACCGCCCTGCCCCTCATGCTGCGCGGCACCGGGCGGCGCCGGGCCAGGACCGCCGCCCTGGAGTGGCTGGAGCGCCTCGACGTCGGCGCCAAGGCCCGTCGGCGCCCGCACGAGCTCCAGCAGGCCGAACGGCAGCGCGTCTGCATCGCCCGCGCGCTCGCCGTCGCCCCCGCGGTCCTCTTCGCCGACGAGCCGACGGCCCCCCTGCACCGGGCCGACCGCGCCCACGTCCTGCGCACGCTCACCACCGCGGCCCGCTCGCACGGCATCACCGTCGTCCTCGCCACGCACGACGCGCAGACCGCCGCCCTGGCGGACCGCACGGTGGCGCTGCTGGACGGACGGCGGGTGCGCACCGTGCACCTGCCGCCGGTCGCCGAGACCACGGGAGCCACGGAAGCCG
- a CDS encoding aspartate aminotransferase family protein yields the protein MSTDKDLSRTAYDHLWMHFTRMSSYENAPVPTIVRGEGTHIYDDKGKRYLDGLAGLFVVQAGHGRTELAETASKQAQELAFFPVWSYAHPKAVELAERLANEAPGDLNKVFFTTGGGEAVETAWKLAKQYFKLTGKPTKYKVISRAVAYHGTPQGALSITGLPALKAPFEPLVPGAHKVPNTNIYRAPLFGDDPEAFGRWAADQIEQQILFEGPETVAAVFLEPVQNAGGCFPPPPGYFQRVREICDQYDVLLVSDEVICAFGRLGTTFACDKFGYVPDMITCAKGMTSGYSPIGACIISDRLAEPFYKGDNTFLHGYTFGGHPVSAAVGIANLDLFEREGLNQHVLDNEGNFRATLEKLLDLPIVGDVRGNGFFYGIELVKDKATKESFNDEETERILYGFLSKALFDNGLYCRADDRGDPVIQLAPPLISDQGTFDEIEQILRATLTEAWTKL from the coding sequence GTGAGCACCGACAAGGACCTCAGCAGGACCGCCTACGACCACCTGTGGATGCACTTCACCCGCATGTCGTCGTACGAGAACGCCCCCGTCCCCACCATCGTCCGCGGTGAGGGCACCCACATCTACGACGACAAGGGCAAGCGCTACCTGGACGGTCTCGCGGGCCTGTTCGTGGTCCAGGCCGGACACGGCCGCACGGAGCTGGCGGAGACCGCCTCCAAGCAGGCGCAGGAGCTCGCCTTCTTCCCGGTGTGGTCCTACGCCCACCCGAAGGCCGTCGAGCTGGCCGAGCGCCTGGCGAACGAGGCCCCCGGCGACCTCAACAAGGTCTTCTTCACCACCGGCGGCGGTGAGGCGGTCGAGACCGCCTGGAAGCTCGCCAAGCAGTACTTCAAGCTGACCGGCAAGCCGACCAAGTACAAGGTCATCTCCCGCGCGGTCGCCTACCACGGCACCCCGCAGGGCGCCCTGTCCATCACCGGCCTGCCGGCCCTCAAGGCCCCCTTCGAGCCGCTCGTCCCGGGCGCGCACAAGGTGCCGAACACCAACATCTACCGCGCCCCGCTCTTCGGCGACGACCCCGAGGCCTTCGGCCGCTGGGCCGCCGACCAGATCGAGCAGCAGATCCTCTTCGAGGGCCCGGAGACGGTCGCGGCCGTCTTCCTGGAGCCCGTGCAGAACGCGGGCGGCTGCTTCCCGCCCCCGCCCGGCTACTTCCAGCGGGTGCGCGAGATCTGCGACCAGTACGACGTGCTGCTCGTCTCGGACGAGGTCATCTGCGCCTTCGGCCGCCTGGGCACGACCTTCGCCTGCGACAAGTTCGGCTACGTGCCGGACATGATCACCTGCGCCAAGGGCATGACCTCGGGCTACTCCCCGATCGGCGCCTGCATCATCTCCGACCGCCTGGCCGAGCCGTTCTACAAGGGCGACAACACCTTCCTGCACGGCTACACCTTCGGCGGCCACCCGGTCTCCGCCGCGGTCGGCATCGCCAACCTCGACCTGTTCGAGCGCGAGGGCCTCAACCAGCACGTGCTGGACAACGAGGGCAACTTCCGCGCGACCCTGGAGAAGCTCCTCGACCTGCCGATCGTCGGCGACGTCCGCGGCAACGGCTTCTTCTACGGCATCGAGCTGGTCAAGGACAAGGCCACCAAGGAGTCGTTCAACGACGAGGAGACCGAGCGGATCCTGTACGGCTTCCTGTCGAAGGCGCTCTTCGACAACGGCCTGTACTGCCGTGCCGACGACCGTGGCGACCCGGTCATCCAGCTCGCCCCGCCGCTCATCTCCGACCAGGGGACCTTCGACGAGATCGAGCAGATCCTGCGCGCCACGCTGACGGAGGCGTGGACGAAGCTCTGA
- a CDS encoding Lrp/AsnC family transcriptional regulator has translation MHSEPVASRSADQRDSRESRNGGPQLDAVSLAIIEQLQEDGRRPYAAIGKAVGLSEAAVRQRVQKLLDQGVMQIVAVTDPLTVGFRRQAMVGVNVEGDVESVADALAAMSECEYVVMTAGSFDLMVEVVCEDDDHLLEVINRRIRAVPGVRSTESFVYLKLKKQTYMWGTR, from the coding sequence GTGCACAGTGAACCCGTGGCCAGTCGAAGCGCAGACCAGAGGGACTCCCGCGAGTCCAGGAACGGCGGTCCCCAGTTGGACGCCGTCTCCCTCGCCATCATCGAGCAGCTCCAGGAGGACGGCCGCCGGCCGTACGCCGCCATCGGCAAGGCCGTGGGCCTCTCCGAGGCGGCCGTGCGCCAGCGCGTCCAGAAGCTGCTCGACCAGGGCGTGATGCAGATCGTCGCCGTGACGGACCCGCTCACCGTGGGCTTCCGTCGCCAGGCGATGGTCGGCGTGAACGTCGAGGGCGACGTGGAGTCCGTGGCCGACGCGCTGGCGGCCATGTCCGAGTGCGAGTACGTGGTGATGACCGCGGGCTCCTTCGACCTCATGGTGGAGGTCGTCTGCGAGGACGACGACCATCTCCTGGAGGTCATCAACCGACGCATACGGGCCGTGCCCGGCGTGCGCTCCACCGAGAGCTTCGTCTACCTCAAGCTCAAGAAGCAGACCTATATGTGGGGAACCCGATAA
- a CDS encoding gamma-aminobutyraldehyde dehydrogenase — MSTELRRLRNYIDGEFRDAADGRTTEVVNPATGEAYATAPLSGQADVDAAMAAAAAAFPAWRDTTPAERQKALLKIADAFEDRAEELIAAEVENTGKPIGLTRSEEIPPMVDQIRFFAGAARMLEGRSAGEYMEGLTSMVRREPIGVCAQVAPWNYPMMMAVWKFAPALAAGNTVVLKPSDTTPASTALMADIIGSIVPKGVFNVVCGDRDTGRLMVEHETPAMASITGSVRAGMSVAESASKDLKRVHLELGGKAPVVVFEDTDIPKAVEDISTAGFFNAGQDCTAATRVLVHEAIHDEFVSALAKAAAETKTGQPDDEDVLYGPLNNPNQLKQVSGFVERLPAHAKVEAGGHRVGDKGYFYAPTVVSGLKQDDEIVQNEVFGPVITVQAFRDEDQAVEWANGVEYALASSVWTKDHGRAMRMSKKLDFGCVWINTHIPLVAEMPHGGFKKSGYGKDLSSYGFDDYTRIKHVMTSLDA; from the coding sequence GTGAGCACCGAGCTGCGTCGTCTGCGCAATTACATCGACGGTGAGTTCCGGGACGCCGCCGACGGACGGACCACGGAAGTGGTCAACCCCGCCACGGGCGAGGCCTACGCGACCGCCCCCCTGTCCGGCCAGGCGGACGTGGACGCCGCCATGGCCGCCGCCGCGGCCGCCTTCCCGGCCTGGCGCGACACGACCCCGGCCGAGCGGCAGAAGGCCCTGCTGAAGATCGCCGACGCGTTCGAGGACCGCGCCGAGGAGCTGATCGCGGCCGAGGTGGAGAACACGGGCAAGCCCATCGGGCTGACCCGCTCCGAGGAGATCCCGCCGATGGTCGACCAGATCCGCTTCTTCGCGGGTGCGGCGCGGATGCTGGAGGGGCGCTCGGCCGGTGAGTACATGGAGGGCCTGACCTCCATGGTCCGCCGCGAGCCGATCGGCGTCTGCGCGCAGGTCGCGCCGTGGAACTACCCGATGATGATGGCCGTGTGGAAGTTCGCCCCGGCGCTCGCCGCGGGCAACACGGTCGTCCTGAAGCCCTCGGACACGACCCCCGCCTCCACGGCGCTGATGGCCGACATCATCGGCTCGATCGTGCCCAAGGGCGTCTTCAACGTCGTCTGCGGCGACCGCGACACCGGCCGCCTGATGGTCGAGCACGAGACCCCGGCGATGGCCTCCATCACCGGCTCCGTGCGGGCCGGCATGTCCGTCGCCGAGTCCGCCTCCAAGGACCTCAAGCGGGTCCACCTGGAGCTGGGCGGCAAGGCCCCGGTCGTGGTCTTCGAGGACACCGACATCCCCAAGGCCGTCGAGGACATCTCCACGGCGGGCTTCTTCAACGCCGGGCAGGACTGCACCGCGGCCACCCGCGTGCTGGTCCACGAGGCGATCCACGACGAGTTCGTGAGCGCCCTCGCCAAGGCGGCGGCCGAGACCAAGACCGGTCAGCCGGACGACGAGGACGTGCTGTACGGCCCGCTCAACAACCCCAACCAGCTCAAGCAGGTCTCCGGGTTCGTCGAGCGCCTCCCCGCGCACGCCAAGGTCGAGGCGGGCGGCCACCGGGTCGGCGACAAGGGCTACTTCTACGCGCCGACCGTCGTCTCGGGCCTCAAGCAGGACGACGAGATCGTCCAGAACGAGGTCTTCGGCCCGGTCATCACCGTCCAGGCCTTCCGGGACGAGGACCAGGCGGTGGAGTGGGCCAACGGCGTGGAGTACGCGCTGGCCTCCTCGGTGTGGACCAAGGACCACGGCCGCGCCATGCGGATGTCCAAGAAGCTGGACTTCGGCTGCGTGTGGATCAACACCCACATCCCGCTGGTCGCCGAGATGCCGCACGGCGGCTTCAAGAAGTCCGGCTACGGCAAGGACCTGTCGTCGTACGGCTTCGACGACTACACGCGGATCAAGCACGTGATGACGTCGCTGGACGCCTGA
- a CDS encoding extracellular solute-binding protein, whose translation MPLLSKTPPISRRTLLRGLGGSAALGALAGCGVPAAYVAPGDRAATDRSATEPRLTWANWPLYIDTDDERPSRRPTLAAFEKRSGISVEYIEEINDNDEFFGKISPSLMNHQPTDRDLIVISDWMCGRFVRLGWVQEMDRSRQPNVTAHLDPLLRSPAFDPGRRFTVPWQSGITGIAYNRRRLGRELRHVSDLWADDLKGRVTLLSGLDEAFALLMLGNGVDVTDWTADDFHRICDQVERQVARGQIRRFTGNDYIKDLSGGDVLACQAYSGDVIQLQADDPDIEFVVPEEGAELWAESLMIPNLAGHKANAERLIDHYYRPEVAAELAAWVNYVCPVPAARDVLASSGDEETAALAEDPLIFPDDAMRRRLAIARDIPAAERTEFAKRWNGIVGV comes from the coding sequence ATGCCCCTGCTCTCGAAGACGCCCCCGATCTCCCGCCGGACCCTGCTGCGCGGCCTGGGCGGCTCCGCGGCCCTCGGCGCGCTGGCCGGCTGCGGTGTGCCGGCCGCCTACGTCGCCCCGGGCGACCGCGCCGCGACCGACCGGTCCGCCACCGAGCCACGGCTGACCTGGGCGAACTGGCCGCTCTACATCGACACCGACGACGAGCGTCCGAGCCGGAGGCCCACCCTGGCGGCGTTCGAGAAGCGGTCGGGCATCTCCGTCGAGTACATCGAGGAGATCAACGACAACGACGAGTTCTTCGGCAAGATCAGCCCGTCCCTGATGAACCACCAGCCGACCGACCGCGACCTGATCGTCATCAGCGACTGGATGTGCGGGCGGTTCGTCCGGCTCGGCTGGGTGCAGGAGATGGACCGCTCCCGGCAGCCGAACGTCACCGCGCACCTCGACCCGCTGCTGCGTTCCCCCGCCTTCGACCCGGGCCGGAGGTTCACCGTGCCGTGGCAGTCGGGCATCACCGGCATCGCCTACAACCGCCGCAGGCTCGGCCGGGAGCTCCGGCACGTCTCCGACCTGTGGGCCGACGACCTCAAGGGCCGGGTCACCCTGCTCTCCGGCCTGGACGAGGCGTTCGCGCTGCTGATGCTGGGCAACGGCGTGGACGTCACCGACTGGACGGCGGACGACTTCCACCGGATCTGCGACCAGGTGGAGCGGCAGGTCGCCCGGGGCCAGATCCGGCGCTTCACCGGCAACGACTACATCAAGGACCTCTCCGGTGGCGACGTGCTGGCCTGCCAGGCCTACTCCGGCGACGTGATCCAGCTCCAGGCGGACGACCCGGACATCGAGTTCGTCGTCCCGGAGGAGGGCGCGGAGCTGTGGGCGGAGTCCCTGATGATCCCCAACCTGGCCGGCCACAAGGCCAACGCCGAGCGGCTGATCGACCACTACTACCGGCCCGAGGTCGCCGCCGAACTGGCCGCCTGGGTCAACTACGTCTGCCCGGTCCCGGCCGCACGGGACGTGCTGGCCTCCTCCGGCGACGAGGAGACCGCCGCCCTGGCGGAGGACCCGCTGATCTTCCCGGACGACGCGATGCGCCGGCGCCTCGCCATCGCGCGGGACATCCCCGCGGCGGAGCGGACGGAGTTCGCGAAGCGGTGGAACGGGATCGTGGGCGTGTGA
- a CDS encoding glycerophosphodiester phosphodiesterase, with the protein MNPLRVTAVAHRGDPYRHRENTIGSLRSALDRGADAVETDVRLTRDGVPVLLHDETLKRLWRHDRPLRSLTAEEVRGLTAGGVPTLAEALAATGGARLMLDLPGGPDERAVRRVVDVVRECGAEDRVYYTAGPSAMLAVRAADPTAEIAMTWTTAAPPRPALLAAVRPRWLNYRFGLVDRALAERVHGDGCLLSVWTPDTRRSLRRLIALSVDSITTNRIDVLCALRDRAGAVAGPHP; encoded by the coding sequence ATGAACCCCCTGCGCGTGACCGCCGTGGCACACCGCGGCGACCCGTACCGGCACCGCGAGAACACGATCGGCTCCCTGCGCTCGGCGCTCGACCGCGGCGCCGACGCCGTCGAGACCGACGTACGCCTCACCCGGGACGGCGTGCCCGTGCTGCTGCACGACGAGACGCTGAAACGGCTGTGGCGGCACGACCGGCCGCTGCGCTCGCTCACCGCCGAGGAGGTACGGGGACTGACGGCGGGCGGGGTGCCGACGCTCGCGGAGGCGCTCGCCGCGACCGGGGGCGCCCGGCTGATGCTCGACCTGCCGGGCGGTCCGGACGAACGGGCGGTGCGCCGCGTCGTGGACGTCGTCCGCGAGTGCGGGGCCGAGGACCGCGTGTACTACACCGCGGGCCCCTCGGCCATGCTCGCCGTGCGCGCCGCCGACCCCACCGCCGAGATCGCCATGACCTGGACGACGGCCGCGCCGCCCCGGCCCGCGCTGCTCGCGGCGGTCCGGCCGCGGTGGCTCAACTACCGCTTCGGCCTGGTGGACCGGGCGCTGGCCGAGCGCGTGCACGGCGACGGCTGCCTGCTGTCCGTGTGGACGCCCGACACCCGGCGCTCCCTGCGCAGGCTGATCGCGCTGAGCGTCGACTCGATCACCACGAACCGCATCGACGTGCTGTGCGCCCTGCGCGACCGCGCCGGTGCCGTCGCCGGTCCGCACCCGTAG
- a CDS encoding adenosine deaminase: MTERLVDPAVPRDLHAFIAGLPKAELHVHHVGSASPRIVSELAARHPDSKVPTDPEALVDYFQFTDFAHFIDVYLSVVDLIRTPEDVRLLTYEVARDMARQQVRYAELTITPYSSTRRGIDEGAFMDAIEDARKAAEAEFGTVLRWCFDIPGEAGLEAAEETTRLATDDRVRPEGLVSFGLGGPEIGVGRPQFKPYFDRAIAAGLHSVPHAGETTGPQTVWDALTELRAERIGHGTSSAQDPKLLAHLAERRIPLEVCPTSNIATRAVRTLDEHPIKEFTRAGVLVTINSDDPPMFGTDLNNEYAVAARLLDLDERGLADLAKNAVEASFLDVPGKAGIRDEIDTYTAAWLAS; encoded by the coding sequence TTGACCGAGCGCCTCGTCGACCCCGCCGTCCCGCGCGACCTGCACGCCTTCATCGCCGGACTGCCCAAGGCCGAACTGCACGTCCACCACGTCGGCTCCGCCTCCCCGCGGATCGTCTCCGAACTCGCCGCGCGCCACCCCGACTCGAAGGTCCCCACCGACCCCGAGGCACTGGTCGACTACTTCCAGTTCACGGACTTCGCGCACTTCATCGACGTGTACCTGTCCGTCGTCGACCTGATCCGCACCCCGGAGGACGTGCGGCTGCTGACGTACGAGGTGGCCCGGGACATGGCCCGCCAGCAGGTCCGGTACGCCGAACTGACCATCACCCCGTACTCCTCCACCCGGCGCGGCATCGACGAGGGCGCCTTCATGGACGCCATCGAGGACGCCCGCAAGGCCGCCGAGGCCGAGTTCGGGACCGTGCTGCGCTGGTGCTTCGACATTCCCGGCGAGGCCGGGCTGGAGGCGGCGGAGGAGACGACGCGGCTCGCCACCGACGACCGGGTGCGGCCGGAGGGCCTCGTCTCCTTCGGGCTGGGCGGACCCGAGATCGGCGTCGGACGGCCGCAGTTCAAGCCGTACTTCGACCGGGCGATCGCCGCCGGGCTGCACTCGGTGCCGCACGCCGGCGAGACCACCGGCCCGCAGACGGTGTGGGACGCCCTGACCGAGCTGCGCGCCGAGCGCATCGGGCACGGCACCAGTTCCGCACAGGACCCGAAGCTGCTGGCCCACCTCGCCGAACGGCGCATCCCGCTGGAGGTGTGCCCGACCTCGAACATCGCCACCCGCGCGGTGCGCACCCTGGACGAGCACCCGATCAAGGAGTTCACGCGCGCCGGTGTCCTGGTGACCATCAACTCCGACGACCCGCCGATGTTCGGCACCGACCTCAACAACGAGTACGCGGTCGCCGCACGGCTCCTCGACCTCGACGAGCGGGGCCTCGCCGACCTGGCGAAGAACGCGGTCGAGGCGTCGTTCCTGGACGTGCCGGGCAAGGCGGGGATCAGGGACGAGATCGACACGTACACCGCCGCCTGGCTCGCCTCCTGA
- a CDS encoding DUF4190 domain-containing protein → MTDATQPGGDANGARDPWAPPESGPSLDKGRDAATAPPQQPAGPATGGAPPWQPPPSVHDQATVVSMPAAGFPPPDGAVPPPPVAPGGPGYPGGYGYPAYPQGYGWPGAPMPPQNGMGTAAMVLGILACCMFCAYGVVSLVLGILAVVFGVKGRRRAERGEANNHGQAQAGFIMGIIGIVLGIAVMAVIAVAIVAAINDDSEYEDPYYGAPRPAAVSVAAQPQG, encoded by the coding sequence ATGACCGACGCGACACAGCCGGGCGGGGACGCGAACGGCGCCCGTGACCCTTGGGCGCCACCGGAGAGCGGGCCGTCCCTGGACAAGGGCCGGGACGCCGCGACGGCGCCCCCGCAGCAGCCCGCCGGGCCCGCCACCGGTGGCGCACCGCCCTGGCAGCCGCCGCCGTCCGTGCACGACCAGGCCACGGTCGTCTCGATGCCCGCGGCCGGATTTCCCCCGCCCGACGGCGCGGTGCCGCCCCCGCCCGTCGCGCCGGGCGGTCCGGGGTACCCAGGGGGGTACGGCTACCCGGCTTACCCCCAGGGCTACGGCTGGCCCGGGGCCCCGATGCCGCCGCAGAACGGCATGGGCACCGCCGCGATGGTGCTGGGCATCCTGGCCTGCTGCATGTTCTGCGCGTACGGCGTGGTCTCGCTGGTGCTCGGCATCCTCGCCGTGGTCTTCGGGGTCAAGGGGCGGCGCAGGGCCGAGCGCGGCGAGGCCAACAACCACGGGCAGGCCCAGGCCGGCTTCATCATGGGGATCATCGGCATCGTCCTCGGCATCGCCGTGATGGCCGTGATCGCCGTCGCGATCGTCGCCGCGATCAACGACGACTCGGAGTACGAGGACCCCTACTACGGCGCCCCGCGTCCGGCGGCGGTCTCCGTGGCCGCGCAGCCCCAGGGCTGA
- a CDS encoding NADAR family protein, translating to MERATGAGGREAVESIDSREALLRRVRAGERTRYLCFWGHRPRPDGRIGASCLSQWWPSPFTVAGVEYATAEHWMMAGKARLFEDTEAERRAVAAGHPAEAKKAGRLVRGFDEAVWERERFRIVVEGSVHKFASDPALRAFLLDTGERVLVEASPVDRVWGIGLAADDEAATDPERWRGANLLGFALMAARKRLRETG from the coding sequence ATGGAGAGGGCTACGGGGGCGGGGGGCCGCGAGGCGGTGGAGAGCATCGACAGCAGGGAAGCGCTGCTCAGGCGGGTCCGGGCGGGCGAGAGGACCAGGTATCTCTGCTTCTGGGGGCACCGGCCGCGTCCGGACGGCCGGATCGGGGCGAGCTGTCTGAGCCAGTGGTGGCCGTCGCCGTTCACCGTGGCCGGGGTGGAGTACGCGACGGCCGAGCACTGGATGATGGCGGGCAAGGCCCGGCTCTTCGAGGACACCGAGGCCGAGCGCCGGGCGGTGGCCGCGGGGCATCCCGCCGAGGCCAAGAAGGCCGGGCGACTGGTGCGCGGCTTCGACGAGGCGGTGTGGGAGCGGGAGCGGTTCCGAATCGTCGTGGAGGGCAGCGTGCACAAGTTCGCCTCGGACCCGGCGCTGCGCGCGTTCCTGCTGGACACGGGTGAGCGTGTGCTGGTGGAGGCCAGCCCCGTGGACCGGGTGTGGGGCATCGGCCTGGCCGCGGACGACGAGGCGGCGACGGACCCGGAGCGGTGGCGGGGGGCGAATCTGCTGGGGTTCGCGCTGATGGCGGCGCGGAAGCGGCTGCGCGAGACCGGCTGA
- a CDS encoding gamma-aminobutyraldehyde dehydrogenase, with the protein MHNPGNATPDRFPAQDRFADGAQYIAGRLTKGTSGRTHTVVDPATGEDVLTYDLAGPEDVDAAVAAAREAFPGWAAATPGERSDALHRFSAVLAERAEEFARAESLQCGKPLKLTREFDVPGTIDNAAFFAGAARHLQGQSAGEYSGDHTSYVRREPIGVVGSVAPWNYPLQMAAWKILPAIAAGNTVVLKPAEITPLTSLMFAQAATEAGIPDGVINIVSGTGREAGEHLVGHPDVAMTSFTGSTAVGRRVAEVATATVKRLHLELGGKAPFLVFDDADLDAAVHGAVAGALINTGQDCTAATRAYVQRPLYEAFVEKTAALMDTVRVGDPFAPGTDLGPLVSHVQRDRVASFVERSRSYARVVCGGEAPRGDLEDGAYYRPTLIADAAQDSEVVQSEIFGPVLVVLPFDTDDEGIRLANDTPYGLAASAWSRDVYRANRATREIKAGCVWINDHIPIISEMPHGGYKASGFGKDMSAYSFEEYTQVKHVMFDNTAVAAKDWHRTVFGDR; encoded by the coding sequence ATGCACAACCCGGGCAACGCCACCCCGGACCGATTCCCGGCCCAGGACCGCTTCGCGGACGGGGCCCAGTACATCGCGGGCCGTCTGACGAAGGGCACCTCCGGACGCACGCACACCGTCGTCGACCCGGCGACCGGTGAGGACGTGCTGACCTACGACCTGGCCGGTCCCGAGGACGTCGACGCGGCCGTGGCCGCCGCACGGGAGGCGTTCCCCGGCTGGGCGGCCGCCACCCCGGGTGAGCGCTCCGACGCCCTGCACCGGTTCTCCGCGGTGCTCGCCGAGCGCGCCGAGGAGTTCGCCCGCGCGGAGTCCCTCCAGTGCGGGAAGCCGCTGAAGCTGACCCGTGAGTTCGACGTACCGGGCACGATCGACAACGCGGCCTTCTTCGCCGGCGCCGCCCGGCACCTCCAGGGCCAGTCGGCGGGGGAGTACTCCGGCGACCACACCTCGTACGTGCGGCGCGAGCCGATCGGCGTCGTGGGCTCCGTCGCGCCCTGGAACTACCCCCTCCAGATGGCCGCCTGGAAGATCCTCCCGGCGATCGCCGCGGGCAACACCGTCGTGCTGAAGCCCGCCGAGATCACCCCGCTGACCTCCCTGATGTTCGCCCAGGCCGCCACCGAGGCCGGCATCCCGGACGGTGTGATCAACATCGTCAGCGGCACCGGACGGGAGGCCGGTGAGCACCTCGTCGGGCACCCGGACGTGGCGATGACCTCCTTCACCGGTTCCACCGCGGTCGGCCGGCGCGTCGCCGAGGTCGCCACCGCCACCGTCAAGCGCCTGCACCTGGAGCTCGGCGGCAAGGCGCCCTTCCTCGTCTTCGACGACGCCGACCTGGACGCCGCCGTCCACGGCGCGGTCGCGGGCGCCCTCATCAACACCGGCCAGGACTGCACCGCCGCCACCCGCGCGTACGTGCAGCGGCCCCTGTACGAGGCGTTCGTCGAGAAGACCGCCGCCCTCATGGACACCGTCCGCGTCGGCGACCCCTTCGCCCCCGGCACCGACCTCGGCCCCCTGGTCAGCCACGTCCAGCGGGACCGCGTCGCCAGCTTCGTCGAACGGTCCCGCTCCTACGCGCGCGTGGTGTGCGGCGGCGAGGCACCGCGGGGAGACCTGGAGGACGGCGCCTACTACCGGCCCACCCTGATCGCCGACGCGGCCCAGGACAGTGAGGTGGTCCAGTCCGAGATCTTCGGGCCGGTCCTGGTCGTCCTGCCCTTCGACACCGACGACGAGGGCATCCGGCTCGCCAACGACACCCCGTACGGGCTCGCCGCCTCCGCCTGGAGCCGGGACGTGTACCGGGCCAACCGGGCCACCCGCGAGATCAAGGCGGGCTGTGTGTGGATCAACGACCACATCCCGATCATCAGCGAGATGCCGCACGGCGGATACAAGGCGTCCGGCTTCGGCAAGGACATGTCCGCCTACTCCTTCGAGGAGTACACGCAGGTCAAGCACGTCATGTTCGACAACACCGCGGTGGCGGCCAAGGACTGGCACCGCACCGTCTTTGGGGACCGATAG